One genomic window of Arachis stenosperma cultivar V10309 chromosome 10, arast.V10309.gnm1.PFL2, whole genome shotgun sequence includes the following:
- the LOC130957787 gene encoding uncharacterized protein LOC130957787: MAEEEVQVHQVQVNQQQQRVVMIQDASREVNLEAIMMATKKFSLKSGDHLTIVPILDWFSSPMGYMMRVDSNYFISTNKKVIEEHSKRWLDLRNSDLFDHFKKNEIKFKVEVVAGPATEIAYNAVKEFQATRLVLDKRMHKEIKHNLDKFSCRLYKIKGNNSIERLKPTKSTDNKIIAFKVNRD; this comes from the exons ATGGCTGAAGAAGAAGTTCAAGTTCATCAAGTTCAAGttaatcaacaacaacaaagggTAGTGATGATCCAAGATGCATCAAGAGAGGTTAATTTAGAAGCAATTATGATGGCCACCAAAAAGTTCTCTCTCAAATCCGGAGATCATCTCACAATTGTTCCAATTCTTGATTGGTTCAGTAGTCCTA TGGGTTACATGATGAGAGTTGATTCCAATTACTTCATTTCAACCAACAAGAAAGTTATTGAGGAACATAGCAAGAGATGGTTAGATCTTCGTAACTCGGATCTCTTCGATCACTTCAAAAAGAATGAG ATAAAATTCAAAGTAGAAGTGGTTGCTGGGCCTGCCACAGAAATTGCTTATAATGCTGTTAAAGAATTTCAGGCAACACGTTTGGTACTTGACAA aCGTATGCACAAAGAGATAAAGCACAACCTTGACAAATTCTCTTGTCGTCTCTATAAGATAAAAGGTAACAACTCTATTGAAAGGTTGAAGCCTACAAAATCAacagataataaaataatagcaTTCAAAGTAAATAGGGACTGA
- the LOC130955342 gene encoding transcription termination factor MTERF5, chloroplastic isoform X2 has translation MKASSSLHPHHHFPSTKLYTSITTRVYIRTQLSFPAKVFLCQAKSGTNGSLNVRVMPPTLLAAEKEEAKAVLMLFLKKEGLSNAIAARTVNKSDPFIDHLVSVLHSKHKSRYLVGRELTTLEIRDAIVPYLESLLEEHGDSLVDVVENYPNPPVKEKPAVQVPPPTPIIDSKKLRTVSRVNAIDMTAGNLRPHIVYLIEFGMSIEQINGIIRRFPSFAYYSLEGKIKPVVEFFLELGVPKEDIPTILTKRPQLCGISLSENLKPTMKFLESLGVDKKQWAKVIYRFPALLTYSREKVEESIDFLRELGLSDDNIGKILTRCPNIVSYSVEDNLRPTANYFRSLGVDVGVLLFRCPQNFGLSIEANLKPVTQFFLEKGYTLDEIGTMISRFGALYTFSLADNLIPKWDFFITMGYPNSELVKFPQFFGYSLEERIKPRYARMKRAGVRLLLNQVLSLSSRNFEEALEKKLKKNSS, from the exons ATGAAAGCTTCATCTTCTCTTCATCCACACCACCATTTTCCTTCCACTAAACTTTACACTTCCATCACCACAAG agtTTACATCAGGACTCAACTCTCTTTTCCTGCAAAGGTGTTCTTGTGCCAGGCAAAATCTG GCACAAATGGGTCGTTAAACGTGCGAGTGATGCCTCCCACTCTGTTAGCAGCAGAAAAGGAAGAAGCCAAGGCTGTATTGATGctgtttttgaaaaaagaagGCTTGAGCAATGCCATTGCAGCGAGAACTGTCAACAAATCAGATCCTTTTATTGATCACCTTGTCTCGGTGCTTCACTCTAAACACAAATCTCGGTACCTCGTAG GGAGAGAACTTACAACACTTGAAATCAGGGATGCTATTGTCCCATACCTTGAATCTCTTCTCGAAGAGCACGGTGATAGTCTAGTCGATGTAGTCGAAAACTATCCAAATCCCCCGGTTAAGGAAAAACCAGCTGTGCAGGTTCCTCCTCCTACTCCAATAATAGACTCTAAGAAGCTTAGAACCGTGTCTCGAGTGAATGCAATAGACATGACTGCTGGCAATCTTCGCCCTCATATTGTCTATCTCATAGAGTTCGGTATGAGTATTGAGCAAATCAATGGTATTATTCGGCGATTCCCGTCTTTTGCCTACTACAGCTTGGAGGGTAAAATTAAGCCTGTAGTTGAGTTTTTTCTTGAACTTGGAGTTCCGAAAGAGGACATCCCCACCATCCTCACTAAAAGGCCTCAATTATGTGGAATCAGCCTGTCGGAAAATCTTAAACCCACCATGAAGTTCTTAGAATCCTTAGGCGTCGACAAGAAACAATGGGCGAAGGTGATATACCGCTTCCCGGCTCTTCTAACTTATAGTAGGGAGAAGGTGGAGGAGAGCATAGATTTTCTCCGAGAATTAGGCCTGTCAGATGATAACATAGGTAAGATCTTAACTCGCTGCCCCAATATTGTAAGTTATAGTGTAGAGGACAACTTACGACCCACGGCTAATTACTTCCGATCCTTGGGAGTGGATGTTGGTGTTCTTCTGTTCCGTTGTCCACAGAATTTTGGTCTTAGCATTGAGGCCAATCTGAAGCCTGTAACACAGTTTTTCTTGGAAAAGGGATACACTTTGGATGAAATTGGGACTATGATTTCAAGATTTGGTGCCTTGTACACCTTTAGCTTGGCAGACAATTTGATTCCGAAATGGGATTTCTTCATCACTATGGGTTACCCAAATTCTGAGCTTGTCAAATTCCCACAGTTTTTCGGATACAGTTTGGAAGAAAGGATTAAACCAAGATATGCACGGATGAAGAGAGCTGGGGTGAGGTTATTGCTCAACCAGGTTCTGTCACTGTCTAGCCGGAACTTCGAAGAGGCCTTAGAAAAGAAACTGAAAAAGAATTCGAGTTGA
- the LOC130955342 gene encoding uncharacterized protein LOC130955342 isoform X3 — MTMPGSFVMMKTAPVRVEGVVDPSRVIFHRLFWTFSPCVEAFKHCKPVISIDGTLLYGKYGGMLMIAIAQDGNSNILPVAFALVEGENIESWKFFLTHMREQVTPQPGILVISDNHPAIQAALNAEGSGWHPPSAYRAFCIRHLAANFALNFKSKDARRALVNAAYAKTGFEFQYYFELMKSENSEMCTWANRCPLELWTQHRDEGRRYGHMITNLSECVNDVLKGIRNLPITSLVRSTYYRLAELFVSKGKEAEAQLAAGQQFSHVLTKAIEKNREASGQMNVHLYDRENLEFTVSEAASTGGYNFGAYRVSLKERRCDCGYFQALHYPCKHVLIACASQRIDWTTYVDSVYRMSSVFNVYKMVFSAPPHEDHWPMYEGPRVVPDPSLMRATQGRPPSTRLRKNMDEFDEGQPKRCGLCRQPGHTRSKCLQNQASSSSHAGSNG; from the exons ATGACAATGCCCGGAAGTTTTGTGATGATGAAGACTGCCCCGGTTCGTGTCGAGGGTGTGGTTGACCCAAGTCGTGTGATTTTTCATCGTTTATTCTGGACATTTTCACCATGTGTAGAGGCTTTTAAGCACTGTAAGCCTGTTATTAGTATCGATGGCACCCTTCTGTACGGGAAGTATGGTGGAATGTTGATGATTGCCATTGCACAAGACGGTAACTCTAACATATTGCCAGTTGCTTTTGCATTGGTCGAAGGAGAAAATATAGAATCATGGAAATTCTTCCTTACTCATATGCGTGAGCAG GTGACTCCTCAACCTGGCATTCTTGTTATATCTGACAACCATCCTGCCATTCAAGCTGCGTTGAATGCTGAAGGGAGTGGTTGGCACCCTCCTAGCGCTTATCGTGCATTCTGCATTCGCCACTTGGCAGCAAACTTTGCACTCAATTTTAAGAGTAAGGATGCAAGAAGGGCACTTGTGAATGCGGCGTATGCGAAAACTGGGTTTGAGTTCCAGTACTACTTTGAGTTGATGAAATCTGAGAACTCAGAAATGTGTACATGGGCCAATAGATGCCCATTGGAACTTTGGACTCAACATCGGGATGAGGGTCGTAGGTATGGACACATGATAACCAACTTATCCGAGTGTGTGAATGATGTCTTGAAGGGCATCCGAAACCTTCCAATTACATCACTAGTGAGATCTACCTATTATCGGTTGGCGGAGCTTTTTGTTAGTAAAGGAAAAGAGGCTGAAGCCCAATTGGCTGCTGGACAACAATTTTCTCATGTTTTGACCAAAGCTATTGAGAAGAACAGGGAAGCAAGTGGTCAAATGAATGTCCACCTGTACGATAGagaaaatttagaattcacagtGTCAGAAGCTGCTTCCACTGGTGGTTATAACTTTGGTGCATATAGAGTGTCTTTGAAAGAACGTCGTTGTGACTGCGGATATTTTCAAGCATTGCACTATCCATGCAAACATGTTCTGATAGCATGTGCATCTCAGAGAATTGATTGGACAACTTATGTTGATAGTGTTTATCGGATGAGTAGTGTTTTCAATGTATACAAAATGGTTTTTTCTGCACCTCCACACGAGGACCATTGGCCGATGTATGAAGGGCCTCGGGTGGTACCAGACCCAAGTCTGATGAGGGCTACTCAGGGACGACCACCCTCTACCAGGCTTAGAAAGAACATGGATGAATTTGATGAAGGGCAACCTAAGAGGTGTGGGTTATGCAGGCAACCTGGGCATACAAGGAGTAAGTGTCTACAGAATCAAGCATCTTCGTCTTCTCATGCAGGCAGCAATGGTTAG
- the LOC130955342 gene encoding uncharacterized protein LOC130955342 isoform X1: MTSKSYFVVVHHCGEIIDTIEGTTFSSKNPIGIFINSTTSYADLQDNILQKLDQFDKKRVSEILYRLPISFSGGHARYQRFPIRSDSDMQVLFYCQSTCPEIRTIELFVRIEEIFGSSGGSAPNVQSRGMEGSSGSGPLLVRSPSFAVYNNQNVNEGETALGDSRSSGRLVLETIEPPTQHPPNHEAFVEMVDVAEDVIRDEDEESVNIPYDSDDNQGNDPLTQTQRSNLETQHYPSHFSALNLSAMQQVDVDLSGFIKEGEFVIGQRFRSKDEAVLAIKNYNIRRAVEYKVLESDHRKYCGKCRQSDQGCNWLIRVSLRQKKRYWEVRKYNGRHTCLAINVSRNHRQLDYHVVCSSIFPMVQADPTISIKLLQNSIEGKFGFRCSYRKAWLAKQKAIAKIYGDWEESYNLLPRWILGIQMTMPGSFVMMKTAPVRVEGVVDPSRVIFHRLFWTFSPCVEAFKHCKPVISIDGTLLYGKYGGMLMIAIAQDGNSNILPVAFALVEGENIESWKFFLTHMREQVTPQPGILVISDNHPAIQAALNAEGSGWHPPSAYRAFCIRHLAANFALNFKSKDARRALVNAAYAKTGFEFQYYFELMKSENSEMCTWANRCPLELWTQHRDEGRRYGHMITNLSECVNDVLKGIRNLPITSLVRSTYYRLAELFVSKGKEAEAQLAAGQQFSHVLTKAIEKNREASGQMNVHLYDRENLEFTVSEAASTGGYNFGAYRVSLKERRCDCGYFQALHYPCKHVLIACASQRIDWTTYVDSVYRMSSVFNVYKMVFSAPPHEDHWPMYEGPRVVPDPSLMRATQGRPPSTRLRKNMDEFDEGQPKRCGLCRQPGHTRSKCLQNQASSSSHAGSNG, from the exons ATGACTTCCAAAAGTTATTTTGTTGTCGTTCACCATTGTGGAGAAATTATAGATACTATAGAGGGAACAACTTTTAGCAGCAAGAATCCTATAgggatttttattaattcaaCAACTTCCTATGCCGACCTACAAGACAATATTTTGCAAAAGTTGGATCAGTTTGACAAGAAGCGAGTATCTGAGATCTTATATAGGCTCCCAATATCATTTAGTGGAGGACATGCTAGATATCAGAGATTTCCGATACGCAGTGATAGTGATATGCAGGTTTTGTTTTACTGTCAATCAACATGTCCGGAGATTCGTACAATTGAGCTATTTGTACGGATTGAGGAGATATTTGGGAGCTCTGGAGGATCTGCACCAAATGTACAGTCGAGAGGAATGGAAGGAAGCTCCGGTTCAGGACCTTTACTTGTGAGATCGCCTTCATTTGCAGTATACAACAATCAAAATGTCAACGAAGGCGAGACAGCTCTTGGGGATAGTCGGTCTTCTGGACGACTAGTATTGGAAACCATAGAACCACCCACCCAGCATCCACCAAACCATGAAGCTTTCGTGGAGATGGTAGATGTTGCAGAGGATGTCATTCGAGATGAGGATGAAGAGTCGGTGAATATTCCGTATGATAGTGATGACAACCAAGGAAATGACCCGTTAACACAAACTCAACGTTCTAATTTAGAGACACAACACTATCCTAGTCATTTTTCCGCATTGAATCTAAGCGCGATGCAACAAGTTGATGTGGATTTGTCTGGGTTCATAAAGGAGGGAGAGTTCGTGATCGGACAACGCTTTCGAAGCAAAGACGAGGCCGTGCTTGCAATAAAGAACTACAACATTCGTCGAGCTGTGGAGTACAAAGTGCTAGAATCCGATCACAGAAAGTACTGTGGAAAGTGCAGACAGTCTGATCAAGGGTGTAATTGGTTGATCCGTGTATCATTGCGGCAAAAAAAAAGGTACTGGGAGGTCCGAAAGTACAACGGTCGACACACATGCCTTGCAATTAATGTTTCAAGAAACCACCGACAACTTGATTATCATGTTGTATGTTCTTCTATCTTCCCGATGGTGCAAGCTGATCCCACTATTTCAATTAAATTATTGCAGAATTCAATAGAGGGAAAATTTGGGTTTAGGTGCAGTTACCGAAAAGCTTGGCTGGCAAAACAAAAAGCAATTGCAAAGATTTATGGCGATTGGGAAGAGTCGTATAATCTACTTCCAAGGTGGATATTGGGAATCCAAATGACAATGCCCGGAAGTTTTGTGATGATGAAGACTGCCCCGGTTCGTGTCGAGGGTGTGGTTGACCCAAGTCGTGTGATTTTTCATCGTTTATTCTGGACATTTTCACCATGTGTAGAGGCTTTTAAGCACTGTAAGCCTGTTATTAGTATCGATGGCACCCTTCTGTACGGGAAGTATGGTGGAATGTTGATGATTGCCATTGCACAAGACGGTAACTCTAACATATTGCCAGTTGCTTTTGCATTGGTCGAAGGAGAAAATATAGAATCATGGAAATTCTTCCTTACTCATATGCGTGAGCAG GTGACTCCTCAACCTGGCATTCTTGTTATATCTGACAACCATCCTGCCATTCAAGCTGCGTTGAATGCTGAAGGGAGTGGTTGGCACCCTCCTAGCGCTTATCGTGCATTCTGCATTCGCCACTTGGCAGCAAACTTTGCACTCAATTTTAAGAGTAAGGATGCAAGAAGGGCACTTGTGAATGCGGCGTATGCGAAAACTGGGTTTGAGTTCCAGTACTACTTTGAGTTGATGAAATCTGAGAACTCAGAAATGTGTACATGGGCCAATAGATGCCCATTGGAACTTTGGACTCAACATCGGGATGAGGGTCGTAGGTATGGACACATGATAACCAACTTATCCGAGTGTGTGAATGATGTCTTGAAGGGCATCCGAAACCTTCCAATTACATCACTAGTGAGATCTACCTATTATCGGTTGGCGGAGCTTTTTGTTAGTAAAGGAAAAGAGGCTGAAGCCCAATTGGCTGCTGGACAACAATTTTCTCATGTTTTGACCAAAGCTATTGAGAAGAACAGGGAAGCAAGTGGTCAAATGAATGTCCACCTGTACGATAGagaaaatttagaattcacagtGTCAGAAGCTGCTTCCACTGGTGGTTATAACTTTGGTGCATATAGAGTGTCTTTGAAAGAACGTCGTTGTGACTGCGGATATTTTCAAGCATTGCACTATCCATGCAAACATGTTCTGATAGCATGTGCATCTCAGAGAATTGATTGGACAACTTATGTTGATAGTGTTTATCGGATGAGTAGTGTTTTCAATGTATACAAAATGGTTTTTTCTGCACCTCCACACGAGGACCATTGGCCGATGTATGAAGGGCCTCGGGTGGTACCAGACCCAAGTCTGATGAGGGCTACTCAGGGACGACCACCCTCTACCAGGCTTAGAAAGAACATGGATGAATTTGATGAAGGGCAACCTAAGAGGTGTGGGTTATGCAGGCAACCTGGGCATACAAGGAGTAAGTGTCTACAGAATCAAGCATCTTCGTCTTCTCATGCAGGCAGCAATGGTTAG